The stretch of DNA TCTAGCTTTGCCTCTTTACTATGTCGTGTGACTTAGGGCAGTCATGTGACCTCTCAGTCTTCTGAAATCCTACCCGTGTGATCCTCTGGGACAAGGGTACCGCCCTGCTACCTCTTGTATGTAAAGGGGCTGATCTACGCTGAATGATTAAATTGTAACAGTGGCAAGAAGATGTTGAGTCGCTGTGTTTTCAGAGGAGGCAGAAAAGAGAATGAGGAGGCCATACACATTTCAGAGTCAAGCCTGCGTCCCAGATCCTGGCTTCATCCATTCCTAGTCAGTCATCTGGGTGGGCTGACGTTTCTTCGCTTCGGTTTTCCCACCAGCAGAATGAGGTTAGCAGTTCTTGCCTGGTGCGTTTGTGGTGGAGCGCCTGGCACATAGGAAAGCTCTGAGTTGATGGTAGCCATGAGCGCTCATTAGCGTGTCTGTGCCTTCTGAAGGCCAGGTGGGAGGTACAAGGTGGTGGGGAAAGAGCTGCTCTACCCGGCAGGTAAGTTTCCTTCCACCCTTCCAGTTTGGAAGTGCTGCTGACAAGGGGAGTGTGCTGGAATGCACGGCATTTTTGGAACCTTCTCAGAAGGAATGTGTGACAGACAGGAATCTATGGAGGGTGGCGAGGCTTGAGCCCAGTTGGCTGCACtcacactcagctgtgtcagagtCTGGCCTGCAACAGGACTGCTCCTTCCAGGCACTACTATACCTTTACCATCAGACATCTGTGGTCCTTGTTCCTTCTGAGAAGTAGTCGAAATAACAGCAATAGCCACCACCTATtgaatgcctactgtgtgccagggttTCTCCATTCATTAGCTCATTCAGTTAACACCATAACCCGATGAGGTTTATATTCCCTTTGTTATACAACTGAAGCTTGCTGAAATTAACTTATCTGAGTCACACAGCTGAGATTTGAACTGCAGTTTTATTTCACTCTAGGGCTGGTGTGATAGATGCCTCACCTATGCAGCTGTAGGCgcatacccattttatagatgtggaaGCTAAGACTCAGCGAAATGAAATAAATTACCCAAAATAGATAGATGGCTGGGATATGGTAGGGCCTGACATTGACCTTGGGGTACTGTTGTTTCAGTACATGCATGTTCTCCATTAAGACTGTATCTTCTGTCAAGATAGAGGCACCAgattcatttaacagatgaggtagctcaggagcagagagagaaaaagcaaaagctcATGGAAAGAGACCTGGCAGGGGAGGCTAAGTCCCTCCCCTGGCAGAGGCCTGGCAGAGGCATCCTTGGAAGCAGGACGAGAACTGAGAGATACTAGCTGTgggtcccccagccccacccttctCCCTCAGCATCTGcaagaaaaattagaatgaaGTGAATGTCAGAGATTTCCTTGAAGGAGACAGGCACCCAAAAGCAAACTGCCACCTGAGGCGAGTGTAGGAGACCCCAGAGAATGCAGGGACATTTtacccaccccactccacccacaCCCCGCACCCCCCTACCCGCCGCCCCCTTGAGGCCGTGGCATGTGCTGCTGCTTTGTAGAAGCACTTGCAAGAGCCATCTCCTTATTCCTTCCTTGTCACCGTCCGGAGTAACTCTCCGGTTGTGAGCCCCTGCAGAAGTGGACAGGACAGAGGGCAATGTGACCCACACCCGGCTCCTATAGACTCCTCTGAAGGGCTGAGGGTAGGCGGGGACTAGAATGGAAGATGGGAGCAGGGCAGGGAACTGCCTCTTCTGCCCAGAGGTAGAGAAAGCTCACCTTCCTAGAGGAACAGAGGAATAAACAGAGGAAAGTAAtcagggtgggggggcgggggggggaaggAAATGAGTAAGAGACACTGAGCCTCCCAGAGATATAGCAGCTAAGGTGGGGCCACACACTCTTCCCTCCCCGCGAAGCCAGGGCAATGTCCACACTCAGAGGATCAGGAAATCAAGCTGCCCTGGAGAGAAGGCCTGAGTTAACCTATTAATCTGCTCATGCAGAACCCTCCAAGCCCATCTCACCTGCTTTAGAGGCTGGGCAGGAGCCCTCCTCCGTAGGGACCCAGAGGAGCTCACACCAGTGTCCAAATCAAGGCAGAGACAAAGCAAGTGaattgaagtgaagtcgctcagtcgtgtccgactctttgcgaccccatgaactgtagcctaccatgctcctccatccatgggattttccaggcaagagtactggagtgggtaaaagCACAGTGCAATCTCATTTCCCTGGGGGGCGCTAATCAACCCTCTGTGCCCCCACGTGGATAGGCACCctctgatgcttttttttttttttaaccactctcCTGTTTGGGGCATAGAGGATGGCAGGTTTGCACTTGTCCTCTAGTCCTACACATAATTGGTGGCAGCAGGCAAAGCTGTTTCAAGGGGAGGGGTTTGCCAGTGGAATGAAGGGGGGAGAGAGCCCTAGAGTGATGGGCCTGAAAGTGACCTCGGGGATCATGTGACCCAAACGTTTGTGGCCTTCACTCCATCCCCATGTTCTGCGTGCTCCCATCCCAACCGCCATCTCTCATGTCATGCAGGGAACTCTCAAGGCCTCCTCCCCTAGAGTTCCTAAGGGCATTGTCTTCTTCCAACCACTGAGCTAACCCAGCTTCCTTTTCAGTGACAATACTGAGGTACACTGAGGAATGATTTGCCCAAAGGTAATCTCCGACCCAGGATAGAGTCAGGACAGGAAATCCAGATGCCTGAGTCGGAATCCTCCCACTTGCCCACTCAGTCCCTAGGGGCGGAACCGCTTCGTTCTTCTCCCTGGGGGTTAAGGAAACCTCTGACAAAGCACACCTGTCACCCAAGCTAATACCGGCTGCCAGTGTGAAGGGTCTAAGGACTGAGTTATTTTCAGGAGAATCCTGATCATTATCTCTTCCTCCAGAGTACCCTGAAGACAGACTCTGAGGTTAGCCTGGGTCCCAAAGGTCTCTATCCTGCAGAAGTTTGGCTCTGAAGCATAAGTGACTGCCTAGGGCCAGGCAGTCTTATTCCGACCGAACAAAGCTCCCTACTCCAGAAAAGCTCTCACCACTATCAAGAAGTCCTTCATCTTTCCCCTAGGATGGAcggagagaagaggcagagctggtaCATGCAGCAGGTGCTGTTGTCCATGCTTCAGGGACACTGCTCCGTTGACACACTTTGCCCCTATTTTTTAAGATATCGTTTATCTTCCCTTTTCTGCCCCTGCAGGTTGGAAGGATGAAGGTTTAAGGATGTTCTGGTGAGGACCACATCTTGAAGGTGGGAGGGCAGGTTTGGAGGAGAGAGTTGTGCATATTTGGGGGGTCTCTTGTGTTTACACACATAATCAGGTTTCTGCGGATTAGCTTTTGCCCTCGTGCTGAGCCCGAGAGTGTTTTTTCACATGAGTCCAGATCTCTATGGGGAGAATGCTGAGCGAGACAGCAACTGCAGGACAGTCTGCCCTAGAGCTAGCAGTTTCAGCTAGGGAAAGGCTACTTTCTTTTTGGTCCTCGATTAAAGCGGACTAGGTACTAGGCGAGGGAACTGGGTCCCGAGGGCGTGGGGGGTGTGGTGGAGGTGAGCTAGGAGGGCATTAACTCGGCCGCTGTCGGAGCCGCTCTCAGCCTTCCGAGGTCCTATGTGGCTGTGCCCCGCGTGTCGTACTGTGTCGGCGGGCGTCCCGGGGTGCCAGTGCGATTCGGTCTGCCCCTGCCTTCCCGACACCCTTCCCTCTCTTTGTCTGCTCTATAGGTGTGCGTGCAAACCTGCGTCGCACAGCCCTCGTCGCGTGCGAACGCGGGGGCGCACCCTGGCTCCCCCGCGCTTTCCGCCGGTAGACAGGACTAGCCGGAGCCCGGTGCTGTTTGGTCTGGAGCCGAGCGGGGCTTGCATTGATCCATTGATTGTGCGCGGTCTGCGCCTGACCTCCCTGCTCCCGGGGAAGCCGTCTCCATGGAGACCGGGCCCGCTCCCCCAGCGCTGGATTGTAAATTCCTGCAGGCAGCGGCCCggcagcctggggagggggccgcCGCGCCCGGGCGCGCAAGGGGAGCGGCCGCCGCGCCGAGGCcccatttgaaagaaaaaagggcACGGaaaaggaggtggaggaggaggaggggggaggaggaagaaaacgAAAAGGAgcgaggagaggaggagaaagaagaggaggaggagagaggcgaAGAAAAAGAGACGGAGCCCGAGAGACGGAGAAAGAgcgagagaggaagaaagagaggcagAAAGGGCGTGTTTCTGGCGCTGCgtttctcctcccctttcccaggtCCCTCGCCCGGGCTCTGCGCGCTCTCCGCGGCAGCTCTCTCCCGGCGGAGCTGGGAATTGGGTGGGATTGTACGGAgcagccccgccgccgccgctagCGGAGCCGGCCTTGGAGAGGGCGGGGGCTCCCCTCCGTCAGCGGCGCCGGGCGCCCCCAGCCCCGTCGCACCCTCCTCCGCCTCGCTCCCCCGGGCGTCGCGCCGGGAGAAGCCGGCAGCATTGGTAGCCTCCCGCCGAGGGCGCCACTGTCCGCGCCCCGCGCCCACAGACCCCGGCCCGGCCCTGGCCGGGCGCCCCCGTCCCTCTGCCCTTCGGCTCGCGGGGGCCAGGCCCGCTTCCGCCCTCCCTGGGCTGCGAGACCGACCCCGGCCGCCCGGCCGCCCGTAGCTCCAGCCATGGGCTCGGGGCGCGTGCCCGGGCTCTGCCTGCTCGTCCTGCTGGTCCACGCCCGCGCCGCCCTGCACAGCAAAGCCGTGCAAGGTAAGGAAGGAGGGGCGCGCGGCCGCGGGGCCGCCGAGGCTTCAGGGTCCGAGGGCGGGGGCGCGATTTCCGCGGGGCAGGGCAGGTGCTGGGAAGCGTGCTCCTGTCAGGACCGGGCACCGTGCGCCCACCCTCCTCGGTGGGGGACCTGACCTCTGGGCACCACGCCCCGGGCGAAAGGCTGGAGGAGACAGGGGCAGCACGGATGAGTGAGAAGTTTGGGGAGCCCCATGCGCCTCCAAATGCTGCCCGACTTCACTGCCACC from Muntiacus reevesi chromosome 20, mMunRee1.1, whole genome shotgun sequence encodes:
- the LOC136151854 gene encoding brain acid soluble protein 1-like — translated: MGWIRQKRLVASEKCVISCSQRGSLPQPPPKEPTLGVPAVCVQTCVAQPSSRANAGAHPGSPALSAAVSMETGPAPPALDCKFLQAAARQPGEGAAAPGRARGAAAAPRPHLKEKRARKRRWRRRRGEEEENEKERGEEEKEEEEERGEEKETEPERRRKSERGRKRGRKGVFLALRFSSPFPGPSPGLCALSAAALSRRSWELGGIVRSSPAAAASGAGLGEGGGSPPSAAPGAPSPVAPSSASLPRASRREKPAALVASRRGRHCPRPAPTDPGPALAGRPRPSALRLAGARPASALPGLRDRPRPPGRP